A part of Larkinella insperata genomic DNA contains:
- a CDS encoding exopolysaccharide biosynthesis polyprenyl glycosylphosphotransferase, giving the protein MKHRFSFLLRPFSATMDIIFLDICFALAYRLKFGTTESLFEVPYVTLFWFINAAWLLILLLNKPYNFSRLTFTIQNLLVDLAKLIGLHIALVSVFWVFTKGGYSYSREQLLLTYVLFLCAGSLWRSVVLILLKVYRAMGYNTRRFVVVGYGPLSRSIQTFYQMYPEIGFKFYGYFDKMTPDNASSLRGDYSYLKDYIVRNEIDCVYCCLPYIDTEQLRDIMNFSEEAKYQVKLIVDFKGFLTKGVTVEYHDVQPVISMSTHYLDDLRVNLFKRTFDVFFSAGVLSLGAPLFMVIAVITKLSSKGPVFYSQERIGKWGKPFRIYKFRSMYPDAEQGGPALSAGNKDHRITPWGQFMRKTRLDEIPQFYNVLRGDMSVVGPRPERQYFINQIIEKSPEYKYLLMVKPGITSVGQIKFGYAENVEEMVQRLWYDLEYLQNVSFSTDVWLIFQTVRVMMQGRGK; this is encoded by the coding sequence ATGAAACACCGATTTTCTTTTCTACTGCGACCATTCAGCGCAACGATGGATATTATTTTCCTCGATATCTGCTTTGCGCTGGCCTACCGGCTGAAATTTGGTACAACGGAATCCCTCTTTGAAGTACCTTACGTAACGCTCTTTTGGTTTATAAACGCAGCCTGGTTACTGATTTTATTACTCAACAAGCCTTATAATTTTTCCCGTCTGACCTTTACGATCCAGAACCTGCTGGTGGATCTGGCAAAATTAATTGGACTGCATATTGCGCTGGTTTCGGTTTTCTGGGTATTCACGAAAGGCGGCTACTCCTATTCCCGAGAGCAGCTTTTGCTCACCTATGTTCTGTTTCTCTGTGCCGGTTCGCTCTGGCGTTCGGTTGTCCTGATTCTGCTAAAAGTATACCGGGCCATGGGTTACAATACCCGACGATTTGTCGTGGTGGGGTATGGGCCGCTCTCCCGGAGTATTCAGACGTTCTATCAGATGTACCCGGAGATCGGCTTCAAGTTCTACGGTTACTTTGATAAAATGACCCCCGACAACGCTTCCTCGCTGCGGGGCGATTATAGTTACTTGAAGGATTACATCGTTCGCAACGAAATTGACTGCGTGTACTGCTGTTTGCCTTACATTGATACCGAACAGCTGCGCGACATCATGAACTTTTCGGAAGAAGCGAAGTATCAGGTCAAACTGATCGTCGATTTTAAAGGCTTCCTGACAAAAGGGGTTACGGTTGAATACCACGATGTTCAGCCGGTAATCAGCATGTCTACGCACTATCTAGATGACTTGCGGGTCAATCTGTTCAAGCGGACCTTTGACGTATTTTTCTCGGCGGGTGTTCTTTCGCTGGGTGCGCCGTTGTTCATGGTTATCGCCGTAATCACCAAACTCAGCTCGAAAGGGCCGGTATTTTATTCCCAGGAGCGAATCGGCAAATGGGGAAAACCGTTCCGCATTTACAAATTTCGCAGCATGTATCCCGATGCCGAACAAGGCGGCCCGGCCCTTTCAGCAGGCAATAAAGATCATCGGATTACCCCCTGGGGCCAGTTCATGCGTAAAACCCGGCTTGACGAAATTCCCCAGTTCTACAATGTTCTGCGGGGTGATATGTCGGTGGTCGGCCCGCGCCCGGAACGGCAGTATTTTATCAACCAGATCATCGAAAAATCGCCTGAATACAAGTATTTATTAATGGTTAAACCCGGAATTACTTCCGTTGGGCAGATCAAATTTGGCTACGCCGAGAACGTGGAGGAGATGGTTCAGCGCCTGTGGTACGATCTTGAATACCTACAGAACGTTTCTTTTTCTACCGACGTCTGGCTAATCTTCCAAACCGTTCGGGTAATGATGCAGGGCCGGGGGAAATAA